The genome window ATCCTCAAGTTTATCAAGTTCCTCGAAAGAGTCCTCGATTCGAGGCACCGAGAAGGATCCGGTCCTAGAGGAGCCTGCGTAACTACTGCCTCTCTCACTAATCAAAGTAAGAGAGGGCGAAACAGGCTCTACTGTCTCGATGACCTCGGGAATCTTAAGTGGGACATTTTGATGAAGCTCATATGCTGGAGGCGGAGGCAATGCCATCTTAACTTGAGAAGGATCAAATCCCAAAGCCAGATACTCCTCAGCAATCAATGGTGTGGCTAGAAGATTGAAGACGTCAGCTTCGGAATTGCCGGCGGGGTTCGGACGGCGTGACAGCAAAGTGCAGCCATGAACCGCGATCTCGACGTCGTGGCGATCGTTCTCACTGTCGTCGGAAGAGCCGTGGTCCTTGGCGGTACTTGCTGGCACTGGAAACGCCAGAAGCCATTCAAACTGACCTGCTAGATGACTCTCAAAGTTGTGTCCGATTTGAGGCTCTGCATCCAACAACGGGTGTGAATTGACAGTGGTTCCTTTTTGAGCAGTGTTAGCAGATTGTACAAATAGCGAAGGAAATTTGCAAGCTGTGACTTGGAGTCATGATGAAAGACGTAAGAAACGAACCTGGAGAGCGTAACTTGTGTGAAATTAAGGATGAAAGCCCACTGGGCGCAGTATCAGAGTCGCTGGATTCAATTGATTCTTCAGGAACCGCATCGAGGAGTTCGAAGCTGTCAGAATCAATGAGTGAGCGCCGTGGCCCTCGAGATGGGTTCGTCTTTGTCGGCAGCTTGATAGGACCAGTCTTCAAGTACAATTGCTGGTTTTGGTTGTTCTCCCTTCGAGACGAGTTCCAAGCGAGACTCTTGTTATGAACTTGATCAGCTGGAAGCTCTTGAAGAATCCCTCGAGATGAcggagagggagaggggaTCGAAGAGGGACGTGTATCAGAATTGGGCTCGATGAAATTAACATCCTGGCTGGCCTCGGGCCCTGGAGAGGCCAGGGCCTCGTTAGTGGCACGGTGGACTTGGGGTTGATGACCCATGATAGTAGCCATGGGTGCGgatatggatatggatgGCCTCTGAACAATGAGCCTCTTGGATGGAGTTCTCGATGGAGCCGAGGGAGACCCCTAGGCTAATAGCGAGGCTCGAAAGCCAGGGCTGGGCTGTGAGAGGCTCTTGAGAGACAATGATTAGAGATTGAGGCGCCACCAGGTGTTCAAATTCCAGGGAATATTAGCTAGGGACCTGAGCGCAATTTCACGAGTAGCAGGGATAATAGTATGTATCAAGGTGACGGCCAACAGCGGGGCCTTGTCTGAGTGTGATACTGTAGAGGCcaatgtgatgtgatgtgatcAAAATTGATGAAACCGGGAACGACCAAAATATCTAGCAATGGTGAATGGGGAgagatgctgctgctgatgttgatgatggggagGGGAAGGGGAAGAAAGCTTGTAAGTTAGGCAACGTCAAtaaaaacaacaacaataaGAGCCACGGCAACCGCAAACCTGCATATTGCCATCCTACTACAGTCTTTCGCACTTACAGGCTATGCCTTCTATTAATTACCTTCGTCAGGCATTTCGAATAAATCTCTTTACTCGTACAAATTGAGCAGCCAAACGCCATCTGAACTCTATCCATAACTGTAACCTTCATAAATCAATTGTCGAGTCATGTCTATCATTTCACAATTTCAACGGCTTTGTCTCCACGAACTCAAAGTCGCGTCTCATTGGACGACTTATAAGATGACTGCCCCAGAGCGGGAGTCCCACTGTGCAGCTCATACATACATAAGTTCCAGGTGGGTTATAATCACTTCAGCTCCAGATGTGTCTAAATAGAATCATCATCTCGGTACTGCGTCTAGCCTATTAGACAGTTAAATATAGGTAAACCCGCTGATTAGGACAGCCAACACCTAAACTTTATCAAGTCTTTGGAATCTTGGAGTCCATACCAAGCCTCCCGCGTTCTGGACCATCATTCTCTGGATTCTTGGGCTCTTATCTCGTTGCCTAGGGTATTGACATGAGTTTATGAGATCCACTTCTGCTGCATATGCAGTTCCAAATGACAAACACAAGTAAATATCCACAATTATACTATCATATGATAATTGCTGTAAAAGTTTCACATGAGGGCTCAAATTAAGCCAGTAAACTCGCAATGGATACGTAATTATTCTTTGTCCTGACTAGAAAGTCCAGAGGAGGTTTGAGGAATTAGTCATGGAAGACGACATGAAGTATATAGCCACCTGTATCGTCGCTCCATACCAATGCTGAGAACTACACCGACTAGCTATCCTCTAGGAGCTACTGTAGCAAGAGATTCATAAACTAAAATACACTTGGATTTCTCGATCGACCTGCGATGGCTTCATTAGATCGTCCTCGAATCGAAACCACTTCTGTTGCCTCTTTTCAGCCAGACTTGGGATCAGTGAACCAGCGTTGACAGGTGAATGCATACCCCCTCCTCAAGGATCACCCCAAGTTCCCCCAGCATCCTAGTGCCTTTGGCTTGGGAACTTATCACCAGAGACGGGAAATCTAGGTGTCTTCTGAAAACAAGCCTGATTTCTGTGTGTCAATCTTATCCTTCATGATGAACACTCATTCATCCGGAAGCCCCCTCCCAGACATGAGTTCACCCGTTCTATAGATCCCGGGTGGCAGTCAAGGCATCATCTTATCATCGGGGCGTGATCGCAGAATACTGTGCTGAGGATAGTTGGGAACTGCAAGTGATTGCTGCTGCCTGGCTCAAGGATGCCAATATCCAAAATCAACCTCGTGGAGGTGGCAAGGAGCTTGCGGTGTCTATCAAATAGACGTTGCCTGTAGCATATCCCCAGAGAAGCACCCATGAATCGCAAGGCACCCTTACAGACTGCCGGAAAATATGTCGAAATTCGTAAGTTTTGACCATGATCAAGTCTGTTCATgactcttcttcctcggctGCGGCTTCTGCAGCTTCTGCCTGGGCTTGCAGAGCTGGTGCATGCTCTGTTGGAATTCGGACTAGAGTTTGAGGCAAAGGCCCTGTTGAATCTTCCGATGCGTTTGTAGGATCGGCTGCCGTCTTGGCCAATTTAGCTATTGGAAAGTTAGACAAAATCAACAGCCATAAACTTTTGAGAACCTACAAGAAGCCATGCTGATGGCACGTAGCACATTATGCCAGTTTCCAACAACGGCTGCAATTGCTACTGAGAGTCAGTCTAAGCACTGAACAACTTCACATAGGATCATTACCCTCTGTTCCATCGGAAAGAGTCGAGAGTTTCTGTTCCAAAGCTTCCATTTGTGTTGCGACCGCTGCGCTGAGCTCTCGAAGCTCTTTGAGGTTTTCGAGCTCGGCCTTTTTCTCCTCGATTCGCGCTAATAATGCTGGTGACTGTCCACTCGATGAAGCCGACGCGCTCGGTGCGCGCATATGCGAGGAAATCGGTCGCGTTGGATATGACATGGTCGTATTTAAGGCGTGTCACCAAACTTGGAATAATTCGCGACGTCTTTAGCAGTAAAGTCGAACACTGCGTTTCCGTCACGATGGTGGGGTTCAACGTGGGGAGTTCCGTCACTAGGGCAACCGGTAACCAAGCGCTATGACAAAAACAGTTACGACAGTAAATAGATGCAACCAAAAATTCCCTTTTTCAGACCGACACCCAACAACACTCTGTGACTTGTGCGAGAGCATATCAGCAACGTCCCTACTAACTCCACAGGAAGCCTTTGCTCACATTGTCACGATCCATCGCATTATGAGCTATGGCTAGACTGAACGAACCCCCCGTGTCTACGGACAGTCTCGAAACGCGTATGTTCCAACATCTAGAACTCCTATGAGTAACATGACGCGAGCTGACCATGTCTTGTGATCTAGTTCGAAAGAAGCTTCTACGTCAGAACCGCGATCTTGCAAAATCAAACAACATACGTGCCCTCCGCATCCGAGAACTCGAGAATGACTGCGCCTGTATGCTATCAGAGAACCTGGAGCTGAGAGGCCGTATCATAGAGCTAGAgaaagagcttgaggataACGACACTCGACGAATTGCTGATCATGCACTTGCTATCAAGGCAAAGCTGGAGTCCCAACTTACAGAATGGGGTACCCTtcttgctggtcttggtcttgagccGCCTATGAAGCGGCACTCTCCACGACCAAGAAAGTCAACAAAGCCCAGGGTGagcttcagctcagctcGACCCAGTCCTTCACAGCGACGCCTTAGAGATATGGCCCGTGAAATTGAGGAACTGGGACATATTTCAGAAACCAAGTCCTACCCGAGACAGTCCATGAAGTAAGTCATCCCATCCAGACAAATAGAAGCTCTCTAACATTATACAGCCAAGAACAAATCTTAGCGCTGCGGTCAGAGGCCGACAACGATGATATGGCCGACACATCTCAGTCACCAGATATTGGACCTCCTCCCGTCTCCCATTTTatcgaggaggaagaggagccaGTCAAGATTGACTCACCAACTCGCTCACGCCCTTCACCAACAACTACACCAGCACCCGTACAAGAAAGTCCCACAAGGAAACTCGCACCACCCGAAAAGCTCACATCACCTCagaccaccaagaccttACCGAGATCACCCTCGCCCGAAAAGAAGCAACACGCGAAGATCACTAAACCTGAGGAAACGGAGCCAGTCAAGGCAAAGCCCTTCGCAACCAGATCAATCGAGACTAAGGTGCAGGAAATCGTTGATGAAACCCCAGtacctcaacctcaaccagTCAAGGTCGGATCAAAACGAAAGCTCGCCGCTCGAGATGATATGGTTACGAGCAGATCCCAGAGGGCGAACAACGAAAACGAGCCCCCACGAAACACTATTGACAAGCCTTCAATCCGTGAGAAGGCTGGAGGTCGAACATTGAAAGAACTAAGCAATATGAGAAAGGATGCTCGTGAAAAGGCGAGTGCGACAGGCACAAGGAAGCCCCTTGCAGCCAAGAGCACCAACGACGATTTGACCTCGCCGAAGAAGATTTCCAAACCAGTTGTGACCGATGAAGTCGCTGCAGCCAAAGCGGATCTCATGAGATCAACGGCTTCTCAAGAGCGGCCTAAGTCCAGATCCAAGACCTTGGCTCCTATCACCATCGAAACTGCCCTCGAGCCTCCTACAGCCCCTGAAGTTGTAGAGGTGCCATGCGGACTCACAACACCTTTCACAGACCCAGCCCTTCTCTCGCCCAACTCGCCAGATACTGCCGCATCCCAGGAACCTGGACGAGGAGGAACACCTCCACCTGGCGACGTCAATGCGAGCAGAGAACCAGCAAGGCCCAGCCGGCGAAATAGGACCGCAGTCAGCTATGCAGAGCCTAACCTTAGAGACAAGATGCGTCGGCCCACCAAGGAGATGCTCGACGCTGTTGCTGGAGAAGGCAAATATGCTCGGAGGTCTAGTGTAGCTGAGCCAGCCCCAGATACAGCCAGAACGAAGCGTGAGAGCAGTGCTGAAGAGTCATGGAAGAATCTGCCCAATGCCAACGCCACCAACATAGAAAACGAGCCTGGTAGCATTCCCGCTAGCCCTCTGGCTGGCAAAGGATCATCTCCTGAGGTCCCTAAACCTATAACTATACGTGGCGGAAGACGCACCTCTATGATGATTCAAGACATTGTTGCCGGCAGCGAAACCTCACAcgaagatggagaagccAAGGAGGAGACGACTTCTGACACTACTGGTGTCAGCGAAGTTGATGTTTATGAATTCACACCCTCATCACCACAAAATGACGAAGAAGTTCCtgccgagatcaagaagaaggtcactGCTCGTCGGCCCTCGCGGCGTGTCTCTTCAGCGGTTCACGCTGAGGATGGCGCTGGAGCTAGGGAGCGCGCTTCATCTAGGCGAAGGAGTATGATGCTGTAATGATGCATATTGCGATAGCGGGAGTTCGGTAGAGCATTTGGGCGTTTTTCTCATTTGTTGTTCTTGTTTTTCAAAAGGAGTATGTTGCTTGTCGGCGCTGATACTGCTTCGCTGGATCATACAGACTGGTCACATGCCCAAGATACCTCTACAAAGCGATGGATAATGGTGTTGATTTTTGTCAATATTTGTATTTACAGTTTTAATGTCTTTATTGGACACACACAAAACCCAATTGGTCAACATTCGGCAGTTCGTCTTGCCAATTGATGCTTTGTTGGATATGAAAGTCCCATCTCGTGGTCTTCCAGAGTGTGACTGGGTATAAATTCTGCTGCTGATCTTGAATACGTCGCTGAATGTAAACTCCCCCTATCTATGTGAATTTTATGATGACCCTCCCGCTGAAGGCTCAACTGGTTTTGTGTATGTAACCTTCTCAACCGCCACGTTCTCATTGCCCTTGTCGTCCTTTCGTAATTGGTAGACGTATAGGGTGAGTGAAATGCCTTGGACCTAGGGTAGTCAGTAAACAAACTCAAACACAGACAGTTTGTAAAGCACATACATCCATCAAACAGAAGCTTGGTGTAGGCTCTTCGCTTTCCAGTCCCGATCCCTCTATAAATGCGCCAGTCGCACTTCCGGGATTTACAAAGAACTTGTCCATATACTCGAAGGCATCAAAGCGGTGAGTGCCACTCCAGCACAGAACATCCACATCCAATTTGTTCGCCTCAGCCAGAAGAAGGTCAGGCTCATTAGAGACAAGTGTGAAGCCCTCTAGAAATCCGATTCGAAGGCTTCCGTGGGTGACAACCTGTGTCAATGGCAGGGAAGTGGCCTCGACGTCATAGCGGCCTTTTACGATCTTCAGATCGGGGGAGACGGATCGCAAGTACTCGTACGTGTGCTTATCGGTCAAGTTTCCGAGGCAAAGCGTCTGGCTGATCTTTCCGGGAGagaggagcttcttgaactaCAGATACAGAGACGCTGTTAGCGATGCGCGCGACCTTGGAAGCACCGCGCGTACCTTGGTGGGAATATCGAGCGCCCGATCCGGGATATGGAGGTCTCCTATGACAAGAATGAGGAAAGCCATGATGTTTCTCTaaagatggaagagaaatTGAGGCTATAGACGTATTTGCGATTGAGGAACGAGAGGCGCGAGCTGCTAACACCTTACTCAAGGTCAGCTCCGAGGGGCACAGCTACAGCCCAGTACGTAGGCGCTCGGATACAGCGGTAGGCTGACGCCACATCTTCATAACGGGGAGGATGCCAGATGTGGCTTAGCTTCCACTAAGGGAGTCCACATCAAATCCTTATCGGTTCAGCGGGGTGCGATAAGCAAGTAAAATTTTGGGAATTTTTGACTGGGGTCTCTTTTCACCGAACGATTAATCCAGTTGGTGGTTGCGCATTGAATTGCTCAGAATCAAGATGGCGACCCCTTCTCTAGCTGAAAAGCtggacaagatcaagtcCCCTGGGCTTCAGAGTCAGAAGAGGGTATGTTTTACTTTACTTTCTCACTTCCAGCGTCTTCAATCTTGAGTCGCACACTAACAACTTTTGCTTGTAGACTGTCGTTGTACTTCAGGCCGTCGAGTCGACTCTCAAGGAACAGAACACGGCTCCTACGCCAACAGGATACTTTGCCGCTCTTCTCGCCCTTCTTCAGCAGGCGAACAGCAATGACACCGTGAATCCAGAATTGGCGACTCCCGTCGTCTACCTTCTCGACGTCGTTACGCCTTATGCCCCACAACCTCTCCTCCGATCCAAGTTTACACAGATTCTTACTCTTCTCGCCCCCGTACTTTTGTTGCAGGATGCCGAAGCCCCGTTGTTGCGATCGTCCATAGGATGTCTCgaatctcttcttctggcccAGGATGCCGCTTCTTGGGAGCTTTCTGTCTCCCAAATCGGTCCTCGACGAGCTGTTGCTGGACTCTTGAACATGTCTGTTGACCACCGACCAAAGGTGCGAAAGAGGTCGCAAGATGCTCTGAAGACGGTTCTTCGAAACCCGCCTCCGAGCCCCTCCCTGGATCACCCTGCTGCCGACATGTGCGCCCAAACTGCTACCAAGAACCTCGAGGATCTCGCCGGCAAGATTGCGCAGGCGCGCAAGGGAAAGAAGGCCGATGTTAGCCATGACCCTGCTATGATCCACGCTCTTCAACTGGTCAAGACTGTTGCGGCTGCCAGTGGTGGCTGGCCTagcaagaagatcgagtCTCTGTGCGAGCTCCTCTTGGGCATCGCAAAGAGCGGAAACGAGTACATGACCATGGCGTCTTTCGAAATTTTTGAGATGATCTTCGAGGGTATGACAGATGAGGTCTCATCAGCCAAGCTCCCACGACTTATGGAAATTATCTCCGAATTGCGACCAGCTGCCAACGACACCCAGCTTGTTCCCCCGTGGCTCGCCATTCTGTCCCGAGGATACGATGTTTCCGCCCAGGTCGAGCCTGAGGAGACTTTTCAGAACCTCCCCCAGCTGTTCGATATGGTCGCCCAGTTCCTCGAGGCACCCTCCGAGAATATTCGAATTTCCGCCTCAGAATGTCTAGTGTCTTTCATGGCCAACTGTATCCCTCAAAATGTTATCCTTGAGCCTTCAATTTTCGACGAGAAGgttctcgagaagctggcCAAGTCAGCAGAGTCTCTTTTGACTGTTCAGTTCCAGGCTGCCTGGCTCCAGACTTTCAACGTTTTGGGAGCGATATTCGATACTTTGAGATGGAGGTCTTATCCTATCATGATGAACGTCACGAAGACTATCGGCGAAATCCGAGAGAACGGTTCTTTCCGcaacaagaaggaggctgaCGATGTTATTGGAAAGGCTATCCGAGCTATGGGTCCCGAGGCTGTTCTCTCAATTCTCCCTCTCAACCTCGCAAAGCCAGCAAAGGGCCAGCCAGGCCGTGCTTGGATGTTCCCTATTCTACGAGATTACACTAGCAACACAAACCTAGCTCACTTCAAAAGTGAGATGGTTCCTCTCAGTGAGGTTATGTTTCAAAGGGTTCTTGACCATGGGCAGGCTGAGAAGACAATGGAGGTCAAGATTTACGAAACAGTTGTCCAGCAGATCTGGTCTACTCTTCCCGGCTACTGCGATCTTCCTCTGGATCTTACCGAGGCTTTCGACCAGGGCTTCGCCGAGATTTTGGCTAACCTCCTGTACAAGCAAGTTGAGCTGCGACTGGATGTTTGCAGGGCGCTCAAGACTCTGATCGAGTCCAACCAAGCTATTGCCAATATTGAGGACCAGGAGGAGGATCTCGTTCTTCAGAGCCGAGTCAGCCGCGCTGATGCTAAGAAGAATCTCGAGTACCTTTCCAACTTTGCAGGCAACATGCTCGCAGTCCTCTTCAACGTCTACACGCAAACTCTCCCCCAAAGCCGGGGCCCCATCCTTCAGACCATCAACACCTTCCTTAGCATCACACCCAATGCTGAGTTGATGGAGACTTTCGACCGAGTCAGCACTATGCTCGCCACTGAGTtagagaaggagaagccagcggagaagaagaaggagagccAGAAGTCCAAGGATCACATGCCTTCAACAGCCCAGACTTTGATGGACCTCGTCATCACAATGTCCGTTTATCTCCCCAGGGAAAGCTCCGCCGCTCTTTTCAAGATTGCCgaagtcatcatcaacaaggaggaggagcctcAACTTCAGAAGAAGGCATACAAGCTCATCCCTCGCCTAGCGGATTCTGAGATCGGAAAGGCTGCTCTTCAGGAGAGAAGTGCTGAGCTCCAGCAACTTATCTTCTCTAGCACCGAGAAGGTCTCAGCTCCTGCTCGACGAGAGCGCCTTGCTGCCATTATCGCCCTCCTACCTTTCATTCCCGATACCTCCCTTCACTTCATTCCTGCTGTGCTCAGCGAAGTTGTCATCTCATGCAAGGAGAACAACGAGCGTGCCCGTGAGACAGCATACGAGCTCCTGGTTCGCATGGGACACCGTATGGTGCAGGCTAATGGAACATCCATCGACAACAGCAAGGTTCCTCACATGCCCGACGATGCCGCTGCTGGAACCGCTAATATCGAAGAGTTCTTCACTATGGTCAGCGCTGGTTTGGCTGGCAGCACACCTCACATGATCTCAGCTTCTATTACGGCCATCAGCCGACTTCTATATGAGTTCCGAAGCGAACTGAGCGACGCTACTCTATCTGACTTGGTCCAGACCATGGATCTCTTCCTTACTTCCAACAACCGAGAGATCGTCAAGAGCTGCTTGGGTTTCGTCAAGGTCTGCGTTATTGGCCTCCCTGTCGAGCTCATGCTTCCTCGTCTCTCAACTCTCGTGCCCAACCTCATTGTCTGGAGTCATGAGCACAAGGGTCActtcaaggccaaggtcaagcATATTCTGGAGCGCATGGTCCGTCGCTTTGGTTATGATAATATTCACAAGAACACACCTGATGACGACAAGAAGTTGATCGTCAACATCCGCAAGACCAAGGAGCgttccaagaagaagaaggatgctgCCAAGGGTGAGAATGACGGTGACGATAGTGACGACGACGAGGCTCAGCCCAAGCGCCAGTTCGAGAACGAATACGACCAGGCCCTTTACAGCAGTGactctgatgatgatgatggtgaatCCGACGATGAGGCTCCTaggcaaaagaagaaggcccagaAGGGTGGCAAGACATATATTgttgaagacgacgacgaaccTCTCGATCTGCTCGACAAGAAGGCCTTGGCCAACATCTCTTCTACTAAGCCTGTTAAAATGCGGAAGCCCACACgcaccaaggccaaggtcgaCCTCGACGGCAAGCTCATCCTCGGCAAGGATAGTGACGACGAGGGTGCCATGGACGTCGACGAGCCCAACCCTGAGGCTTCAGGCGTTGGTGCCTACGTCGCTGctctcaagggcaaggacGTCGCCAAGCGCGGTCGCGGAGGCAAGCTCAAGTTCTCCAACCGTCGCACcaaggacgacgatgacgaggactTCGAGATGGATGACAACGATGTTGCGGCAGTCAAGAACAGGATCAGCCCTGGACGGGATAGGGGTAGCCGTGGAAGCTTCCGCGGTAGAGGAGCCGGTCGTGGTGGAAAGagtggaagaggaggcaTTGCTGCAGGACGAAAGggacttggtgttgagaagagacaTGGAGTGTCTGGCGTGGGAAAGCCTAGGAGAGGACGCAACTAGATGCCATACTTATACCCATTCCATGCGTCATGAGGTTTCGGCATTCGTTTTATTTTTCAAGTTCGAGTTTAGATCATCGGTTGTTTTAGGGTAAATAAAAGTCGAGCAATTATGAAGTTCATTCGTATACGGTTCATCATCGTATTATGGGGAGTAAAAGGCCTCGTCCAAACGTCTAACAATTCAAATACTAGTTCTTGTAGTAGTCAAGTCTTTCCTCCGATCGGGGTATCATCAGATCATGCCATCGTCCAAAGTTCATTCCATCACAATCGCTTTTGCCGGACTGCAATATCAACAATGTAACCTCCAACGCCTGTTTCCATGCTCAACGCGCTCAAATATTTTACGCACATGCATTATCATGAGCAAAACAAACAGTATCCGCAATTCTCGAAATCATCTTGCAGCATTACTCAAGCACAATTACATCCTCCATTCGACGCGGGTGTAGAGGCCGAGGTCGGCCGTCTCCTGCAACAACGGGCTCTTCTCGGTAGTATCGATGCACTGGCTCTCGATGTTGAAAGGGTTCGGGTACTCGTTCTTCGTAACGACTATATCGTGTTAGTGTCTTTCTGATTTGACGAGCCACACTCTGCTTACACCTCGCGATACGGTTCGTAGCCTGGTGCCAATGGCTCATTTATGACCGGACGAGGCTCTGGGCCAGGTGGATTATAACGGATGGGACGAGAGTCTCGCTCAAAGTAACTTCTAATATCACCTCGAGCTCCTGAAGACACAGGGACATGAGCTGGTCTGGCCCGATTGTCCGTTACAATAGGGCGATATCGATCTTCCAGAGGCACGCGATTGATGGGGATCATCTCAGTGTCTGCGTTGGTTCGGTTGCCTGGTACTAGCCGGGAGTTTTCCTGCCAAGGGCCCGCCTGTTGCTCCCTTGCAACTCTATATGGCTCCGGAGCAAGCCCCAAGCCAGGCCCTGCTTCATCACGGGATGATGCTGGAACGTCTCCAGTTGAATGAACTGGGACTCGTTCATAGAACCCACCACGATCTTCCATGACAACTGGGGTATCACGAATTCCTGGTCTTTGTGGCTCGTCATATGGCCGACGACTTACTAAAATCCTCGCTGGGTTGTTCTGTGTTCCACGCGATCTTGTATCATAACGATATGAAGGATCCAAAGGAGCCGGAGGAGCAGGTATTCCATGAGATCTTGTATTATAGCGATGCGCAGGGGCATCGAATATGTGACCACGGGGTGGTGAGGGATCGTGGCCAGGGATTTGGTAGGGCCTATCTCCATGAACCAACGGTTCACCCATTACAGGTCGTGATATTTCCATGGGCTCGCCTCTTGTAAGAGGGCCTCGCAATGGAGAAGATATGATAACTGGATGCTGCATACTGGTGGTCATAGGGGGCTCATTTCTGAAGCCTTGTCCCCGAGGGGGTACTGCACGCACAAAGGACGGTTTCATAGTATCAGGAGACGCTGGCTCAATGGATTGCACCAACATATCCTGTAGCCGATCGGCCACTCTCGACACAGGCGGATGAGTGCTAGGTGGCGCGTCATAAAATGGTGACTTTACCTTGCGGGCAACTTGTGGCCCTGTACTTATAAAATGGCCATTTGCGGGATACTGAGG of Fusarium oxysporum Fo47 chromosome I, complete sequence contains these proteins:
- a CDS encoding DASH complex subunit Dad2-domain-containing protein is translated as MSYPTRPISSHMRAPSASASSSGQSPALLARIEEKKAELENLKELRELSAAVATQMEALEQKLSTLSDGTEAIAAVVGNWHNVLRAISMASSKLAKTAADPTNASEDSTGPLPQTLVRIPTEHAPALQAQAEAAEAAAEEEES
- a CDS encoding retromer subunit VPS29; amino-acid sequence: MAFLILVIGDLHIPDRALDIPTKFKKLLSPGKISQTLCLGNLTDKHTYEYLRSVSPDLKIVKGRYDVEATSLPLTQVVTHGSLRIGFLEGFTLVSNEPDLLLAEANKLDVDVLCWSGTHRFDAFEYMDKFFVNPGSATGAFIEGSGLESEEPTPSFCLMDVQGISLTLYVYQLRKDDKGNENVAVEKVTYTKPVEPSAGGSS
- a CDS encoding mRNA-binding protein RRP12, yielding MATPSLAEKLDKIKSPGLQSQKRTVVVLQAVESTLKEQNTAPTPTGYFAALLALLQQANSNDTVNPELATPVVYLLDVVTPYAPQPLLRSKFTQILTLLAPVLLLQDAEAPLLRSSIGCLESLLLAQDAASWELSVSQIGPRRAVAGLLNMSVDHRPKVRKRSQDALKTVLRNPPPSPSLDHPAADMCAQTATKNLEDLAGKIAQARKGKKADVSHDPAMIHALQLVKTVAAASGGWPSKKIESLCELLLGIAKSGNEYMTMASFEIFEMIFEGMTDEVSSAKLPRLMEIISELRPAANDTQLVPPWLAILSRGYDVSAQVEPEETFQNLPQLFDMVAQFLEAPSENIRISASECLVSFMANCIPQNVILEPSIFDEKVLEKLAKSAESLLTVQFQAAWLQTFNVLGAIFDTLRWRSYPIMMNVTKTIGEIRENGSFRNKKEADDVIGKAIRAMGPEAVLSILPLNLAKPAKGQPGRAWMFPILRDYTSNTNLAHFKSEMVPLSEVMFQRVLDHGQAEKTMEVKIYETVVQQIWSTLPGYCDLPLDLTEAFDQGFAEILANLLYKQVELRLDVCRALKTLIESNQAIANIEDQEEDLVLQSRVSRADAKKNLEYLSNFAGNMLAVLFNVYTQTLPQSRGPILQTINTFLSITPNAELMETFDRVSTMLATELEKEKPAEKKKESQKSKDHMPSTAQTLMDLVITMSVYLPRESSAALFKIAEVIINKEEEPQLQKKAYKLIPRLADSEIGKAALQERSAELQQLIFSSTEKVSAPARRERLAAIIALLPFIPDTSLHFIPAVLSEVVISCKENNERARETAYELLVRMGHRMVQANGTSIDNSKVPHMPDDAAAGTANIEEFFTMVSAGLAGSTPHMISASITAISRLLYEFRSELSDATLSDLVQTMDLFLTSNNREIVKSCLGFVKVCVIGLPVELMLPRLSTLVPNLIVWSHEHKGHFKAKVKHILERMVRRFGYDNIHKNTPDDDKKLIVNIRKTKERSKKKKDAAKGENDGDDSDDDEAQPKRQFENEYDQALYSSDSDDDDGESDDEAPRQKKKAQKGGKTYIVEDDDEPLDLLDKKALANISSTKPVKMRKPTRTKAKVDLDGKLILGKDSDDEGAMDVDEPNPEASGVGAYVAALKGKDVAKRGRGGKLKFSNRRTKDDDDEDFEMDDNDVAAVKNRISPGRDRGSRGSFRGRGAGRGGKSGRGGIAAGRKGLGVEKRHGVSGVGKPRRGRN